One window from the genome of bacterium encodes:
- the rpsO gene encoding 30S ribosomal protein S15, producing the protein MVLDRESKRAVIREFRLHDRDTGSPEVQVAILTRRIEQLTGHFQEHKKDHHSRRGLLKLVGARRRHLNYLKAQDVVKYRELIEKLGLRK; encoded by the coding sequence ATGGTTCTGGACAGGGAAAGCAAACGAGCAGTAATACGAGAGTTCAGGCTCCACGATAGGGACACAGGTTCTCCTGAGGTGCAGGTGGCGATTTTAACGCGCCGCATCGAACAGCTAACTGGGCATTTCCAGGAGCACAAGAAGGACCATCATTCGAGGCGCGGGCTATTGAAGCTCGTCGGCGCCAGACGGAGACATCTCAATTACCTGAAGGCGCAGGATGTTGTCAAGTATCGTGAGCTTATCGAGAAGCTTGGCCTTCGTAAGTAG
- a CDS encoding polyribonucleotide nucleotidyltransferase codes for MFHKTHVEIGGRLLSFETGKYARQADGAALAVYGESVVLATAVSDKKPREGADFLPLVVDYIEKTYAAGKIPGGFYKREGRPHEKEILTSRLIDRPLRPLFPDHYHFETQVIAFVLSADIENDTDVMAINAASAALMVSDIPFKG; via the coding sequence ATGTTCCACAAAACACACGTAGAGATCGGCGGAAGACTTTTATCATTTGAGACAGGCAAATATGCCAGGCAAGCGGACGGTGCGGCGTTAGCCGTCTATGGGGAGTCGGTGGTTCTCGCGACGGCGGTATCCGACAAGAAGCCTCGAGAGGGGGCGGATTTTCTGCCCTTGGTGGTCGATTACATCGAGAAGACATACGCGGCGGGCAAGATACCGGGCGGGTTCTATAAACGAGAGGGCAGACCTCACGAGAAAGAGATATTGACATCGCGCCTCATTGACAGGCCGCTCAGGCCGCTGTTTCCCGACCATTATCACTTCGAGACGCAAGTGATTGCCTTTGTCCTATCGGCGGACATTGAGAACGACACGGACGTGATGGCGATCAACGCGGCGTCGGCAGCGCTCATGGTGTCCGATATTCCGTTCAAGGG